In Mugil cephalus isolate CIBA_MC_2020 chromosome 20, CIBA_Mcephalus_1.1, whole genome shotgun sequence, the following are encoded in one genomic region:
- the LOC124998112 gene encoding all-trans-retinol 13,14-reductase-like — translation MWWWLLGVLGCVLLALVVAFLLVTGQRYTVFSEMCLRPPGPLVTDSKQRDARLKKGFRVDRVPADLDAVVIGSGVGGLTAAALLSKAGKKVLVVEQHDQAGGCTHTFQNKGFEFDVGIHYLGQLHENSMLKIALDQITEGQLQFTKLDQLYDKLILGQPEQRREYHIHSGKTEMAANLKKQFPGEEEAIDEFMRLMKLASKRTPLIAILKIIPYGLVNFLVRTGLLYRMSSVFNLATTNHSEMMSRLTQNKDLQALSAYLFYGVPPKESSFLINALLLHHYKRGAYYPRGGASEFAFHIIPVIEQAGGAVLVRAPVRQILLNHKGEAYGVTVLKGQEEIEIHAPVVISNAGIFNTFQKFLPRYIQDKPEVRSLLGMVRPGMGSFLVFVGLDGTKEELGIVSTNFWMYKDNDLDSLIEKYCSLGREQVLGNIPMMFITFPSAKDPTANIRHPGKSCMTLLTMARYEWFEEWEGSKLGKRGQDYLDLKNSMAQELLEWALTIFPQVRDKVVMVDAATPLTNVHYLGASRGEMYSAEHNLERFIPETVAKTRPQTPIKGLYLTGQDVFCNGMAGALHGGLLCASAVLNQILYIDLLALKTRLKRKQASQKVTQ, via the exons ATGTGGTGGTGGCTGCTTGGAGTGCTGGGCTGCGTGCTGCTGGCCTTAGTCGTTGCCTTCTTACTGGTCACCGGCCAACGCTACACGGTGTTCAGCGAGATGTGCCTGAGGCCACCGGGGCCTCTGGTCACTGACAGCAAACAGAGGGACGCCAGGCtgaaaaaag GGTTTCGAGTGGATCGTGTTCCCGCCGATTTGGATGCGGTGGTGATCGGCAGCGGCGTGGGAGGTTTGACGGCAGCGGCGCTTTTGTCCAAAGCCGGGAAGAAGGTTTTAGTTGTGGAACAACATGATCAGGCTGGAGGTTGCACGCACACTTTCCAGAATAAGGGATTTGAGTTTGATGTGG GTATCCATTACCTGGGGCAGCTCCATGAGAACAGCATGCTGAAGATTGCTTTGGATCAGATCACAGAGGGACAGCTGCAGTTCACAAAGCTGGATCAGCTCTATGATAAGCTGATCCTGGGTCAGCCTGAGCAACGCAG GGAGTATCATATACATTCTGGGAAGACTGAGATGGCAGCTAACCTGAAGAAGCAGTTCCCAGGAGAAGAAGAGGCCATTGATGAATTCATGAGACTGATGAAG CTAGCCTCAAAGAGGACGCCACTAATCGCCATCTTGAAGATTATACCATACGGGCTGGTTAACTTTTTGGTTAGGACAGGCCTATTATATCGCATGTCTTCAGTTTTCAACCTAGCCACGACCAACCATTCGGAAATGATGTCCCGCCTCACACAGAATAAGGACCTGCAGGCGCTGTCCGCCTACCTCTTCTATG GTGTCCCTCCTAAGGAGTCCAGCTTTCTCATCAACGCTCTCCTTCTTCATCACTACAAGCGTGGTGCGTACTACCCTCGCGGGGGCGCCAGTGAGTTTGCCTTTCACATCATCCCAGTCATTGAGCAGGCAGGTGGAGCAGTGCTGGTCCGGGCTCCTGTACGACAAATCCTCCTCAACCACAAGGGAGAGGCATATG GTGTAACGGTGCTTAAAGGACAAGAAGAGATTGAGATCCATGCCCCTGTTGTCATTTCAAATGCTGGAATCTTCAACACTTTCCAAAAGTTTCTACCTCGGTATATCCAGGACAAGCCGG aggtcCGGTCACTGCTGGGTATGGTGCGTCCTGGTATGGGGTCCTTCTTGGTCTTTGTTGGTTTGGATGGAACCAAAGAGGAACTGGGCATCGTTTCCACCAACTTCTGGATGTATAAAGACAATGACTTGGACTCGCT TATTGAGAAATACTGCTCTCTGGGCAGAGAGCAGGTCTTAGGGAACATTCCTATGATGTTTATCACCTTCCCATCTGCTAAAGATCCAACCGCTAACATCAGACACCCAG GTAAGTCCTGTATGACGTTGTTAACCATGGCTCGCTACGAATGGTTTGAGGAATGGGAGGGATCGAAGCTTGGCAAGAGGGGACAGGACTACCTGGATCTGAAAAACAGCATGGCCCAAGAGCTGCTAGAATGGGCGCTGACCATTTTCCCTCAAGTGCGAGACAAG GTGGTAATGGTAGATGCCGCCACCCCTCTAACTAATGTCCACTATTTGGGTGCTTCGAGAGGTGAGATGTACAGTGCCGAACACAACTTGGAACGCTTCATCCCGGAAACGGTGGCTAAGACGCGGCCACAGACGCCGATCAAAGGGCTCTACTTGACAG GTCAGGATGTATTCTGCAACGGCATGGCTGGTGCGCTGCACGGTGGACTGCTGTGTGCTTCGGCGGTCCTCAATCAGATCCTCTACATTGACCTTCTGGCCCTGAAGACCCGCCTCAAACGTAAACAAGCCTCTCAGAAGGTGACCCAGTAG